In one window of Constrictibacter sp. MBR-5 DNA:
- a CDS encoding FtsX-like permease family protein, translating to MNGLSEFAAALRFARRELRGGLSGFRIFVACLALGVAAIAGVNSLSQAVETALRSDARELAGGDIVVRTTYSPATDDQQAWFEAAGSVAQSIEMRAMAVTPERQTLVEMKAVDAAYPIYGAVDLEPAQDLDAALAERDGRWGAAGDPILLQQLGLAIGDTIRIGDLRYELRATVTREPDRVTSLFSFGPRLMVAAASLPATGLIQPGSLVQWHYHLRLPPGGDAQAFERATAERYPEAAWRVRRHDEAAPGLRRMLDRLTLFLTLVGVTALMVGGIGVANAVRSYLGGKTATIATLKCIGAPGRVVFLTYFAQVMALALVGIVAGIILGALMPIAASGILARLLPVAPEAGIYPGALALAALFGLLTAIVFSLLPLARAQALPPATLFRDLVAQAGGWPRWPALLATGAAALLLGGLVIGTAPDARFAAWFVGGAVSSLLLFLATAMLVVRATAAAPRSRIQAIRLAVSNLSRPGAATTSVILSLGFGVTVLAAVALIQSNLSGEVRQRLPTSAPSYFFIDIQPAQSDAFVEVARGVPGVSDIERMPHLRGRITRLNGVPVDQAEIAPESRWAVQNERGLTYSTTPPDGTRIVAGEWWPADYSGPLAVSLDAGLARGFGLTVGDTMSFNILGRELEARIANLREIEWTDVQLQFAVIFAPGLLESAPHTLIATVRTTPEAEGPLVRAVTDNFANVSAIRVRDALEAVGNVLDQIGVAVRSTAGITLLAGGLVLAGAVAAGQRRRIYEAVVLKVLGATRGDILRAWAAEFLLLGVVTGAIGAALGALTAWVVVTEVMGLPWSFAPSALAGSVLGCIAMTLVLGFVGVWRALGQKAAPLLRNP from the coding sequence ATGAACGGCCTTTCCGAGTTCGCCGCGGCCCTCCGCTTCGCCCGCCGCGAACTGCGCGGCGGCCTGTCCGGCTTCCGCATCTTCGTCGCCTGCCTGGCACTCGGCGTCGCCGCCATTGCCGGCGTCAACTCGCTGTCCCAGGCGGTCGAGACGGCGCTGCGCAGCGACGCGCGCGAACTCGCCGGCGGCGACATCGTCGTGCGCACCACCTACAGCCCGGCGACCGACGACCAGCAGGCGTGGTTCGAAGCCGCCGGCAGTGTCGCGCAGTCGATCGAGATGCGCGCGATGGCCGTCACGCCGGAGCGCCAGACGCTGGTCGAGATGAAGGCGGTCGACGCCGCCTATCCGATCTACGGCGCCGTCGACCTCGAACCGGCCCAGGACCTGGACGCGGCCCTGGCCGAGCGGGACGGACGGTGGGGGGCCGCCGGCGACCCGATCCTCCTGCAGCAGCTCGGCCTGGCGATCGGCGACACGATCCGCATCGGCGACCTGCGCTACGAGCTGCGTGCGACGGTGACGCGCGAGCCGGATCGCGTCACCAGCCTGTTCAGCTTCGGCCCGCGCCTGATGGTGGCCGCCGCCAGCCTGCCCGCGACCGGCCTGATCCAGCCGGGCAGCCTCGTGCAGTGGCACTACCACCTGCGCCTGCCGCCGGGGGGCGACGCACAGGCGTTCGAACGGGCGACCGCGGAACGCTATCCGGAGGCGGCGTGGCGCGTCCGGCGGCACGACGAGGCCGCACCCGGCCTGCGCCGCATGCTCGACCGGCTGACGCTGTTCCTGACCCTGGTCGGCGTGACCGCCCTGATGGTCGGCGGCATCGGCGTGGCGAACGCGGTGCGCAGCTATCTGGGCGGCAAGACGGCGACCATCGCGACGCTGAAATGCATCGGGGCGCCGGGCCGCGTCGTGTTCCTCACCTATTTCGCCCAGGTCATGGCCCTGGCCCTGGTCGGCATCGTCGCAGGCATCATCCTCGGCGCGCTGATGCCGATCGCCGCTTCCGGCATCCTGGCGCGACTGCTGCCGGTGGCACCGGAGGCCGGTATCTATCCCGGCGCGCTCGCCCTGGCGGCGCTGTTCGGCCTGCTCACCGCGATCGTGTTCTCGCTGTTGCCGTTGGCGCGCGCCCAGGCGCTTCCCCCGGCCACCCTGTTCCGCGACCTCGTGGCGCAGGCGGGCGGCTGGCCGCGCTGGCCGGCGCTGCTGGCGACGGGCGCCGCCGCCCTGCTGCTCGGCGGCCTGGTGATCGGCACCGCCCCGGATGCGCGCTTCGCCGCCTGGTTCGTCGGCGGGGCCGTGAGCTCCCTCCTGCTCTTCCTCGCTACGGCGATGCTGGTGGTCCGGGCGACCGCGGCGGCCCCCCGCTCACGCATCCAGGCCATCCGCCTCGCCGTTTCCAACCTGTCGCGCCCGGGGGCGGCGACCACCAGCGTGATCCTGTCCCTGGGCTTCGGCGTGACCGTGCTGGCGGCGGTGGCACTGATCCAGAGCAACCTCTCCGGCGAGGTCCGCCAACGCCTCCCCACCAGCGCGCCCAGCTATTTCTTCATCGACATCCAGCCGGCCCAGTCCGACGCGTTCGTCGAGGTGGCGCGCGGCGTCCCCGGCGTCTCCGACATCGAGCGGATGCCACATCTGCGCGGGCGGATCACGCGGCTGAACGGCGTGCCCGTCGACCAGGCGGAGATCGCGCCGGAATCCCGCTGGGCGGTCCAGAACGAGCGCGGCCTGACCTATTCCACCACGCCGCCGGACGGCACGCGCATCGTCGCGGGCGAATGGTGGCCCGCCGACTATAGCGGCCCTCTCGCGGTCTCGCTCGATGCCGGCCTGGCCCGCGGCTTCGGCCTGACGGTCGGCGACACGATGTCCTTCAACATCCTCGGGCGCGAACTGGAGGCGCGGATCGCGAACCTGCGCGAGATCGAGTGGACCGACGTGCAGCTGCAGTTCGCGGTGATCTTCGCGCCGGGCCTGCTGGAAAGCGCGCCGCATACGCTGATCGCGACGGTCCGCACCACGCCGGAGGCCGAGGGCCCGCTGGTGCGCGCGGTCACCGACAACTTCGCCAACGTCTCGGCGATCCGCGTGCGCGACGCCCTGGAAGCGGTCGGCAACGTCCTCGACCAGATCGGCGTCGCCGTGCGGTCGACGGCCGGCATCACGCTCCTGGCCGGCGGGCTGGTGCTGGCGGGCGCCGTCGCGGCGGGACAGCGGCGCCGGATCTACGAGGCGGTCGTGCTGAAGGTACTCGGCGCGACGCGCGGCGACATCCTGCGCGCCTGGGCGGCCGAGTTCCTGCTGCTGGGTGTCGTCACCGGTGCGATCGGCGCGGCACTGGGCGCCCTCACCGCCTGGGTCGTCGTCACCGAGGTGATGGGGCTCCCCTGGAGCTTCGCCCCCTCCGCGCTCGCCGGCAGCGTCCTCGGCTGCATCGCGATGACGCTGGTCCTCGGCTTCGTCGGCGTCTGGCGGGCCCTCGGGCAGAAGGCCGCCCCGCTGCTGCGCAACCCCTGA